From Anopheles funestus chromosome 3RL, idAnoFuneDA-416_04, whole genome shotgun sequence, a single genomic window includes:
- the LOC125767045 gene encoding uncharacterized protein LOC125767045 isoform X1, which translates to MKVLIWRTIRLGKGINDVTSVRNAVVCHLNFSTTFPNPLCTFLDAITMGRTEPLIVKYKNKWYDLTDFAHKHPGGTNSLTGLHNKDMAERFERAPGHSQAAKYLMKEYQLNGTSDTATETKPNGYSLNGTKATVNGTVTNGLKNGVKPTSNGLHANGNVTHLTDDSMEYLVDWNKPMLFQIHKIGDKYAEWVNKPVDRELRLLGPSWLENMTKTPWWIVPGFWIPAIFYIIVQYGAKDLATGRGWNDPNQAFVSVDLYLHLVIGAFAWTLLEYSLHRWVFHLDPKSNRFLQTFHFLIHGQHHKVPFDPYRLVFPVPPAILLTTIFYQPVYYAFPYPRLTLAGGLIGYLIYDMIHYYLHYGSPSGGHLYHMKRYHYSHHFVHHDQGYGISSDIWDKLFGTRIILRKLKYLLKW; encoded by the exons ATGAAGGTTCTGATATGGCGTACGATACGGTTAGGAAAGGGCATAAACGATGTTACCTCAGTTAGAAACGCGGTCGTTTGTCACCTAAACTTCTCAACT ACATTTCCCAACCCTCTATGCACGTTTTTGGACGCAATCACCATGGGTAGAACGGAACCGTTGATCGTAaagtacaaaaacaaatggtacGACCTGACAGACTTTGCCCACAAACATCCCGGTGGGACAAATTCACTCACCGGTCTGCACAATAAAGACATGGCGGAGCGTTTCGAACGTGCGCCGGGACATTCGCAGGCCGCCAAGTATCTGATGAAGGAATACCAGCTCAACGGTACGTCCGACACTGCCACCGAAACCAAACCGAACGGATACTCTCTAAACGGTACCAAAGCAACGGTGAACGGTACCGTCACGAATGGCTTGAAAAATGGAGTCAAACCGACGAGTAACGGATTACACGCGAATGGCAATGTAACGCACCTCACGGACGACAGCATGGAG TACCTGGTGGACTGGAACAAACCGATGCTGTTTCAAATACATAAAATCGGTGACAAATATGCGGAATGGGTGAACAAACCCGTGGACCGTGAGTTACGTCTGCTCGGTCCGAGCTGGCTGGAAAACATGACCAAAACCCCCTGGTGGATCGTGCCCGGCTTTTGGATACCTGCCATCTTTTACATTATCGTACAGTACGGGGCGAAAGATTTGGCCACTGGGCGAGGATGGAACGATCCGAACCAAGCGTTTGTTAGTGTGGATCTGTACCTGCATCTAGTCATCGGTGCGTTCGCCTGGACACTGCTCGAGTATTCGCTGCACCGTTGGGTGTTTCATCTCGATCCGAAGAGTAACCGATTCCTGCAGACGTTCCACTTTCTAATACATGGCCAACACCATAAGGTTCCGTTCGATCCGTACCGGTTAGTGTTTCCGGTACCGCCTGCCATACTGCTGACGACCATCTTCTATCAACCGGTGTACTATGCGTTCCCATACCCTAGGCTTACACTCGCGGGCGGATTGATAG GTTATCTTATATACGATATGATACATTACTATCTTCACTATGGTAGCCCATCCGGAGGACATCTGTATCACATGAAGCGATATCATTATTCCCATCACTTTGTCCATCACGATCAAG GTTACGGTATTAGCAGCGACATCTGGGATAAACTATTCGGGACGCGCATTATACTAAGAAAGCTTAAGTATCTTTTAAAGTGGTAA
- the LOC125767045 gene encoding uncharacterized protein LOC125767045 isoform X2 has product MGRTEPLIVKYKNKWYDLTDFAHKHPGGTNSLTGLHNKDMAERFERAPGHSQAAKYLMKEYQLNGTSDTATETKPNGYSLNGTKATVNGTVTNGLKNGVKPTSNGLHANGNVTHLTDDSMEYLVDWNKPMLFQIHKIGDKYAEWVNKPVDRELRLLGPSWLENMTKTPWWIVPGFWIPAIFYIIVQYGAKDLATGRGWNDPNQAFVSVDLYLHLVIGAFAWTLLEYSLHRWVFHLDPKSNRFLQTFHFLIHGQHHKVPFDPYRLVFPVPPAILLTTIFYQPVYYAFPYPRLTLAGGLIGYLIYDMIHYYLHYGSPSGGHLYHMKRYHYSHHFVHHDQGYGISSDIWDKLFGTRIILRKLKYLLKW; this is encoded by the exons ATGGGTAGAACGGAACCGTTGATCGTAaagtacaaaaacaaatggtacGACCTGACAGACTTTGCCCACAAACATCCCGGTGGGACAAATTCACTCACCGGTCTGCACAATAAAGACATGGCGGAGCGTTTCGAACGTGCGCCGGGACATTCGCAGGCCGCCAAGTATCTGATGAAGGAATACCAGCTCAACGGTACGTCCGACACTGCCACCGAAACCAAACCGAACGGATACTCTCTAAACGGTACCAAAGCAACGGTGAACGGTACCGTCACGAATGGCTTGAAAAATGGAGTCAAACCGACGAGTAACGGATTACACGCGAATGGCAATGTAACGCACCTCACGGACGACAGCATGGAG TACCTGGTGGACTGGAACAAACCGATGCTGTTTCAAATACATAAAATCGGTGACAAATATGCGGAATGGGTGAACAAACCCGTGGACCGTGAGTTACGTCTGCTCGGTCCGAGCTGGCTGGAAAACATGACCAAAACCCCCTGGTGGATCGTGCCCGGCTTTTGGATACCTGCCATCTTTTACATTATCGTACAGTACGGGGCGAAAGATTTGGCCACTGGGCGAGGATGGAACGATCCGAACCAAGCGTTTGTTAGTGTGGATCTGTACCTGCATCTAGTCATCGGTGCGTTCGCCTGGACACTGCTCGAGTATTCGCTGCACCGTTGGGTGTTTCATCTCGATCCGAAGAGTAACCGATTCCTGCAGACGTTCCACTTTCTAATACATGGCCAACACCATAAGGTTCCGTTCGATCCGTACCGGTTAGTGTTTCCGGTACCGCCTGCCATACTGCTGACGACCATCTTCTATCAACCGGTGTACTATGCGTTCCCATACCCTAGGCTTACACTCGCGGGCGGATTGATAG GTTATCTTATATACGATATGATACATTACTATCTTCACTATGGTAGCCCATCCGGAGGACATCTGTATCACATGAAGCGATATCATTATTCCCATCACTTTGTCCATCACGATCAAG GTTACGGTATTAGCAGCGACATCTGGGATAAACTATTCGGGACGCGCATTATACTAAGAAAGCTTAAGTATCTTTTAAAGTGGTAA
- the LOC125767083 gene encoding NF-kappa-B inhibitor-interacting Ras-like protein produces MLTSKISKIGKVVICGGKGVGKTAMLEQLIYGHVTIDSELHSTIEDTYVASVDTGKGSRDMLRIYDTAGLQGNVQLPRHYLLFSDAFILVYDPSDPASLDMLAGIKSDIDKYKEKKEMIIIVIANMHSRQGRLTSGAPINAAPSTGGGTLLHSPNGNHHQSNGANNSPQISNNDLIESNLNRANNWCARERIKHYTVNAMERASLYEPFIQLAIRLYPTQTKSSFPQLRQLTQKTSKVDNS; encoded by the exons ATGCTCacgtcgaaaatttcaaaaatcgGTAAAGTGGTAATATGTGGTGGCAAGGGTGTTGGAAAAACCGCTATGCTGGAGCAACTCATCTATGGCCACGTTACGATCGATTCG GAGCTGCACAGCACGATCGAGGATACCTACGTGGCCAGCGTAGATACTGGGAAGGGAAGTAGAGATATGCTGCGCATTTACGATACTGCTGGGTTGCAGGGAAACGTCCAACTGCCCCGGCACTATCTGCTCTTTTCGGATGCGTTTATACTAGTGTACGATCCGAGCGATCCTGCCAGCCTGGACATGCTGGCCGGAATTAAAAGTGATATCGATAAGtacaaggaaaagaaagag ATGATAATTATTGTGATAGCAAATATGCATTCTCGTCAAGGGCGCTTGACAAGTGGAGCACCGATTAACGCCGCCCCCTCGACAGGTGGTGGTACACTGCTGCACTCACCGAACGGAAATCATCACCAGAGCAATGGTGCAAACAACAGTCCACAAATCAGCAACAACGATCTAATTGAATCCAATCTCAATCGCGCCAACAACTGGTGCGCACGGGAACGCATCAAACATTACACGGTCAATGCGATGGAACGGGCATCGCTGTACGAACCGTTCATACAGCTCGCCATCCGTCTATATCCGACCCAAACCAAAAGCTCCTTTCCTCAGCTCAGACAGCTTACGCAAAAAACGTCCAAAGTGGATAATAGCTAG
- the LOC125767098 gene encoding eukaryotic translation initiation factor 5A has product MTEMEDTHFETADSGASQTFPMQCSALRKNGHVMLKGRPCKIVEMSTSKTGKHGHAKVHMVGIDIFTGKKYEDICPSTHNMDVPNVKREDYQLTDIDDGFLVLMSDNGDLREDLKIPEGELGTQLRSEFDSGKEIVCTVLKSCGEETVIAIKNNTSGDKN; this is encoded by the exons ATGACTGAAATGGAGGACACTCACTTCGAAACCGCCGATTCCGGCGCATCCCAGACGTTCCCGATGCAGTGTTCCGCGCTGCGTAAAAATGGTCACGTAATGTTGAAGGGCCGACCCTGCAAGATCGTGGAAATGTCAACTTCCAAGACCGGCAAGCACGGTCACGCTAAAGTCCATATGGTTGGAATTGACATCTTCACCGGCAAGAA GTATGAAGATATTTGCCCGTCAACACACAACATGGACGTCCCAAATGTCAAGCGCGAGGACTATCAGCTGACAGATATTGACGATGGCTTCCTTGTGCTAATGAGCGACAACGGCGACCTGCGTGAAGATCTGAAGATCCCGGAAGGTGAATTGGGTACCCAGCTGCGTTCGGAGTTCGATTCCGGCAAAGAGATTGTC TGCACCGTCTTGAAATCATGTGGCGAAGAGACTGTGATTGCCATTAAAAACAACACCTCAGGTGATAAAAACTAA
- the LOC125766966 gene encoding nucleolar MIF4G domain-containing protein 1 homolog produces MKVRSRPPKNVRQGKVGRNGRNSKVVPQIKTRKDLRKEKRAQKKINRFNYHNRSRKERQQSAADNNFETHKKRGKYEQDNSEDEPEDFEDEEIPSDFSDQEEEAKPSAPPSAGKGKKNSFASQLDVDRAKEMKELRRYEEGLKLNRVKQLEAANEDDDRIIQKYEKLLKINRRKNKEGVPKSFNDGLDYALELCTDDSIRKMYEAAKEAAELEENSSDEFAEDLKQAVGGDLADEPMKSDDQSSRTSKKRKKISPKEKHRVEKLKKIEEKYFGLDEMDDLGEYDSEMEIERDDNVDDDYSENDELYDSDEDDSDGPQNEADRKNAKRVKFASGESTAKKSKKGKQPESDSEEEDDYDDDDEFDDEESEDEDLSSSSSMLDGKMASKQSKKETHDEGAGRFVLLKPNKEKQSKNGKESGKKDSKKAVKHKPTSDSEEEPSFDEDDEDDFDEEDDDGLDELLEDGGSDSDELSNDEKKSPSNDDGTWEDIYGRKRDKAGNIIKEESAGGTGGKYVPPHMRAKLEAEQIAKGKSADPKQQEKLQRLKRQLKGQINRLAESNVHRISITLDNLYMQNSRYDMNSTLTTLILEATVVPTLTPERMVLEHMLLVAILHANVGSEVGSHFLETIVERFLELHKRIETIANEAKELDNCVQLMCHLYTFDIVKCKMVHEVMQKLIGCFNEKAVECILLVLRSVGFMLRKDDPLALKDLIITIQKKAANAPDELKNDTRVKFMLETLLAVKNNNMNKIPQYDPTLVEHFRKLLKGMITSGKYVSTLNIGIEDIINIPERGKWWLVGSAWLGNKELPSSAAAGTNASASAEGQYSAQLLELARQQRMNTDDRRNVFCIVMSAEDYLDAFEKLLRLAIKDLRVVVSVIIHCSLAEKEYNPYYSVLSQKFCDFDRRYQLAIQYALWDRLKEIHALQHQQQVRNLARFITHLIAEGGLALSCLKVIEFAEIDKVNLRLMRQIMLGLLLLEDENKCLQVFSRISASNKLKSFKDGIRLFMHHFLARGSMSHGQLPDEQVQLLQQRIKQADELLSTDTKIEFDV; encoded by the exons ATGAAAGTTCG TAGCCGTCCTCCTAAAAACGTTCGCCAAGGCAAGGTGGGACGCAATGGTCGCAACAGCAAAGTAGTTCCACAGATAAAAACACGTAAAGATTTGCGTAAGGAAAAGCgggcacagaaaaaaataaatcgattcaACTATCACAATCGCAGTCGCAAAGAACGTCAACAAAGTGCGGCTGATAATAATTTCGAAACGCACAAAAAACGCGGTAAATATGAACAGGATAATTCCGAAGACGAGCCGGAGGATTTTGAAGACGAAGAGATTCCGTCCGACTTTAGCGATCAGGAAGAGGAAGCAAAACCTTCGGCACCACCTTCGGCAgggaaagggaaaaagaatTCTTTCGCCAGCCAGCTGGATGTGGATCGGGCGAAAGAAATGAAGGAGCTGCGCCGGTATGAGGAAGGCCTAAAATTGAACCGTGTCAAACAGCTCGAAGCGGCAAACGAGGACGATGATAGGATCATACAAAAGTACGAAAAGCTGTTAAAGATAAACCGGCGCAAAAATAAGGAAGGCGTACCGAAAAGCTTCAACGATGGGCTCGATTATGCGCTGGAATTGTGCACCGACGATAGCATACGCAAAATGTACGAAGCGGCAAAGGAAGCGGCCGAACTGGAAGAAAACTCTTCGGATGAATTTGCAGAAGATCTAAAGCAAGCGGTAGGAGGTGATTTAGCCGATGAACCGATGAAAAGTGACGACCAGTCGTCCCGTACTAGcaagaagcgaaagaaaatatCGCCAAAGGAAAAGCATCGGGttgaaaagttgaaaaaaattgaggaGAAATATTTCGGGTTGGACGAGATGGACGATTTGGGTGAGTATGATTCGGAGATGGAAATAGAACGGGACGATAACGTCGATGATGATTACTCGGAAAATGATGAGCTGTACGATTCGGATGAAGATGATTCGGACGGGCCCCAAAATGAAGCTGACCGGAAAAACGCAAAACGAGTAAAGTTTGCATCTGGTGAAAGCACagcaaagaaaagcaaaaaaggaaaacaacccGAAAGTGATTCCGAGGAGGAAGATGAttatgatgacgatgatgagttTGATGATGAAGAAAGTGAAGATGAGGATCtaagtagcagcagcagcatgctAGATGGGAAAATGGCAAgtaaacaaagtaaaaaagaaacgcatgATGAAGGTGCGGgacgtttcgttttgttgaaaCCCAACAAGGAGAAGCAATcgaaaaatgggaaagaatCTGGTAAAAAAGATTCGAAAAAAGCGGTTAAACACAAACCTACCTCCGATTCGgaagaggaaccaagtttcgatgaagacgatgaagatgattttgacgaagaagatgatgatggattGGACGAACTGCTCGAGGATGGAGGATCTGATTCGGATGAACTCTCCAACGATGAAAAGAAATCCCCGTCCAACGATGATGGAACCTGGGAGGATATTTACGGTCGAAAGCGAGACAAAGCGGGCAACATCATTAAGGAGGAAAGTGCTGGTGGAACCGGTGGCAAATACGTACCACCACACATGCGTGCCAAGCTGGAAGCGGAACAGATCGCGAAAGGAAAATCGGCTGATCCGAAGCAACAGGAAAAGCTGCAACGTCTCAAACGCCAGCTGAAGGGTCAAATCAATCGTTTGGCTGAATCGAACGTGCACCGTATTTCGATCACGCTCGACAATCTGTACATGCAAAATTCACGCTACGACATGAACAGTACACTAACGACACTGATACTGGAGGCAACGGTTGTACCGACGCTAACACCCGAACGGATGGTGCTCGAACACATGCTGCTGGTGGCCATACTGCACGCGAACGTAGGCAGCGAAGTTGGTTCCCATTTTCTCGAGACGATTGTGGAACGGTTTCTGGAATTGCACAAACGGATCGAAACGATCGCCAACGAAGCGAAGGAGTTGGACAACTGTGTGCAGCTAATGTGCCATCTGTACACGTTCGACATCGTGAAATGTAAAATGGTGCACGAGGTGATGCAGAAGCTGATTGGCTGCTTTAACGAGAAAGCGGTCGAATGCATTTTGCTAGTGCTGCGTTCGGTCGGTTTCATGCTGCGCAAGGATGATCCGTTGGCGTTAAAGGATCTGATTATCACGATACAGAAAAAGGCCGCTAATGCACCGGACGAGCTAAAGAATGA CACGCGAGTAAAATTTATGCTGGAAACTCTGCTGGCagtgaaaaacaataacatgAACAAAATACCCCAGTACGATCCGACGCTGGTGGAACATTTTCGCAAGCTGCTCAAAGGCATGATCACGAGCGGGAAGTACGTTTCGACGTTAAACATCGGAATAGAGGATATCATTAACATACCGGAGCGTGGCAAATGGTGGCTGGTTGGTTCTGCCTGGCTTGGCAATAAGGAGCTTCCTTCCTCCGCTGCTGCCGGTACAAATGCGTCCGCTTCAGCAGAAGGACAGTACAGTGCGCAGTTGCTGGAACTTGCCCGTCAACAACGAATGAATACGGACGATCGGCGAAACGTGTTTTGCATCGTAATGAGCGCGGAAGATTATCTCGATGCGTTCGAGAAGCTGCTCCGGCTTGCGATTAAGGACCTGCGCGTAGTGGTATCCGTCATCATTCACTGCAGCCTGGCAGAGAAGGAGTACAACCCGTACTACAGTGTGCTGTCGCAGAAGTTTTGTGATTTTGATCGTCGCTATCAGCTAGCCATCCAGTACGCACTGTGGGATCGGTTGAAGGAAATTCATGCACtacagcaccagcagcaagtTCGCAACCTGGCCCGGTTTATAACGCACCTGATTGCGGAAGGTGGGCTTGCACTGTCCTGTCTGAAGGTGATTGAGTTTGCCGAGATCGATAAGGTTAATTTGCGGCTGATGCGTCAGATCATGCTGGGCCTGTTGCTGCTCGAGGACGAGAATAAGTGTTTGCAGGTGTTTAGTCGCATTTCGGCAAGCAATAAGCTTAAATCGTTCAAGGATGGCATAAGGCTGTTTATGCACCATTTTCTCGCACGCGGCAGCATGTCGCACGGGCAACTACCGGACGAACAGGTACAGTTGCTGCAGCAACGTATTAAGCAGGCTGATGAGTTACTATCAACGGATACTAAGATCGAGTTTGATGTTTAG